The Azospirillum lipoferum 4B genomic sequence GCCGCCACATGCTGGAGATCCTGACCGACACGCTGGAGCAGAGCCCGGCCATGGCCGGCATCGTGATCTGAACGGTGGCGAGGGCGGAAAGGCCCCCTACCTGTCGGTGCAGGAAATGCAAGGATCGACGGAGGCCTGGATGATCGACAGGTCGGCCAGCGGCTGTCCCGCCACCATCGCCTCGATGGCCGGAATGTTCACGAAGGACGGCGTCCGGATCTTCACCCGCGCCGGGGTGGCCCCGCCTTCCGACGCAACATAGTAGAAGGCCTCGCCGCGCGGCGCCTCGGTGCGGATGGTGGCCTCGCCGGTGGGAATCTCCGGCAATCCCTGCGTCGCCCGCAAAGGCCCGGCCGGCAGGGACAGCAGCGCCTCGCGGATCAGGCGGATGCTCTCCACCATCTCCAGCGCCCGCACCACCACACGGGCCAGCACGTCGCCCTCCGGCCGGACGATGCTTTCGAAGCCGAGATCGGCATAGGACAGATAGGGCTGGTCCTTGCGCACGTCGATGTCGAGGCCGGAGGCGCGGGCGACCGGACCGACCACCGCCCATTCCACCGCCTGCTCCCGCGTCAGCCGGCCGACGCCGCGGGTGCGGGCGAGCGCCGTCGGGTTCTCGGTGAAGGTCGGGATGACGATCTCCGCCAGCCCCTTCGACAGGGTGTCGAGCGCCGGCAGATACCGCTTGGGATCGGGGATGTCGCGAAGGACGCCGCCGATGCAGTTCATGCCGTAATTGACCCGGTTGCCGCTGATCGCCTCCAGCGTGTCCATCACCAGCTCGCGAAGCGTGAACACCTCCATGAACAGGGAATGGAAGCCGATGTCCTCCGCCCCCACCCCGGCCCACAGCAGATGGGAGTGCAACCGCTCCAGCTCGGCGATGATGGTGCGGATGTGGGCGGCGCGCTTGGGTATCTCGATCCCGGCGATGGTCTCCGCCGCCATGCAGAAGGTCATGGCATGGGTGTTGGAACAGATGCCGCAGACACGCTCGATCAGGGTGATGACCTCGACCCAATTGCGCTTCTGCGCCAGCAGCTCGATGCCGCGGAAGCTGAAGCCGACCTCGACGGTGGCGCTGTCGATGACTTCGCCGCGGCACTGGACCTTGACCTTGAAGGGTTCCTCCAGCGCCGGGTGATAGGGGCCGAGCGGAAAGCTGTAGGGCATGGCCGGAAACTCCTAGGAACGGGCCGGGTTGGTCGCGAGCGGCGAAACGGGCTTGCGCGCGACCTCCGCCGGGCGGCACATCGCTTCGCGCAGGGTGGCTGTGTCGATGCCGTCGGGCCGGATCAGCGGCACCGGGTTGGGATGGCCGGGAAACTCCACCGCGAACAGGTCGCGGATTTCCCGCTCCGCCCAGGACGCCGCGCGGACGGTCGGCGCCAGCGACGCGAGCGCGCCGTTGCGGGTGCAGGTCTTCACGTTGATGACGCGATGCTCGTCGATGTAGTGGTAGATCACCGTCGATTCGGCGTCCCCGGCATGCGGGATGGCGGTGACGGTGCCGAGCCGGATGCCGAGCTCCGCCATGGCGGCGGCCATCGCCTCCACCTCCAGCAGCGGGGCATCGGCCCACAGGGCGCCGTCGCGCTCGACGACGCTGCGGACGCCGGGGATGGCCTGCAGCGCATCGGCAAGCCGGCGGGGATTGCGGTCAGCGGTCATGATGGGCCTCCTCCACCGGAACGAAGGCGGTGCGCAACTTCTCGCTCGCCGCCCGGCGCCTGCACTCCGGGCAATAGCCGCGCTCGGCCTCCCCCACGCCCCAAAGCGCCTCCATGACCGCATCCGGCAGCGGCACATGGGCGGCACCGCAGCGGGTGCAGGGCTGCAGCCGGATGACGCTTTCCAGCCGCAGCCCGTCGCCGGCCGCGCTGTTCATCGCACCGGGCGCATCGGCCTCCAGGCTGATCGCCCGCGTCGGGCAGTTCTGCGCGCACAACCCGCAGAAGGAGCATTGTCCGATGAAGAAATGCCAGGACACCGATACGCCGGGATCCTGGGTGAAGGTGATGGCCTTCGGCGCGCAGACGAAGGCGCAGGTGCCGCAGGCGGTGCAGCGCGTGGC encodes the following:
- a CDS encoding NADH-quinone oxidoreductase subunit C — its product is MTADRNPRRLADALQAIPGVRSVVERDGALWADAPLLEVEAMAAAMAELGIRLGTVTAIPHAGDAESTVIYHYIDEHRVINVKTCTRNGALASLAPTVRAASWAEREIRDLFAVEFPGHPNPVPLIRPDGIDTATLREAMCRPAEVARKPVSPLATNPARS
- a CDS encoding 4Fe-4S dicluster domain-containing protein, translating into MAMLKTILGNLLRPPRTRGPADMPEVPPVYRGALAHDATRCTACGTCAFVCAPKAITFTQDPGVSVSWHFFIGQCSFCGLCAQNCPTRAISLEADAPGAMNSAAGDGLRLESVIRLQPCTRCGAAHVPLPDAVMEALWGVGEAERGYCPECRRRAASEKLRTAFVPVEEAHHDR
- a CDS encoding hydrogenase large subunit, translating into MPYSFPLGPYHPALEEPFKVKVQCRGEVIDSATVEVGFSFRGIELLAQKRNWVEVITLIERVCGICSNTHAMTFCMAAETIAGIEIPKRAAHIRTIIAELERLHSHLLWAGVGAEDIGFHSLFMEVFTLRELVMDTLEAISGNRVNYGMNCIGGVLRDIPDPKRYLPALDTLSKGLAEIVIPTFTENPTALARTRGVGRLTREQAVEWAVVGPVARASGLDIDVRKDQPYLSYADLGFESIVRPEGDVLARVVVRALEMVESIRLIREALLSLPAGPLRATQGLPEIPTGEATIRTEAPRGEAFYYVASEGGATPARVKIRTPSFVNIPAIEAMVAGQPLADLSIIQASVDPCISCTDR